In a genomic window of Plectropomus leopardus isolate mb chromosome 6, YSFRI_Pleo_2.0, whole genome shotgun sequence:
- the prr16 gene encoding protein Largen: protein MSGAPNAEAEGVVSKVKVKKEIKTIVENLETILGDLKDVAKELKEVVHDIDTLTCDLQLEEDGLTDSSKTDTLNSSSSSTTTTTTASSLEKMKLFPDDCIFKPPAATDPVPVNPLAVLTVLKKPHPPLPPPRLTPLRAEDHNIKNLPHPTLVLSGNISKATGSLMRNGGVFPLKPNRDLFSSTPCFISNDSGIPESGLVPTLPRPMPLLRHEKNKCPKAPGRESRERERVRFSEKVQYHGYCPDCDLQYDVDDTELHIQAELNDLRLSPVHCCSSSPPPPPHALPHELMLENGGLSVSHSFPPTGNTPPPCVPPHPPSLKPQKTILRKSTTTTV from the exons ATGTCAGGGGCACCTAATGCAGAGGCTGAAGGAGTAGTCtccaaagtgaaagtgaaaaaggaGATCAAGACAATCGTGGAGAATTTGGAAACCATCCTTGGAGACCTCAAGGATGTAGCCAAAGAGCTCAAAGAG GTTGTTCACGACATCGACACCCTGACATGTGAcctgcagctggaggaggacGGGCTGACAGACAGCTCCAAGACGGACACGCTCAACTCCAGCTCGAGTTCCACCACTACAACTACAACTGCTTCCAGTCTGGAGAAGATGAAACTCTTCCCTGATGACTGTATCTTCAAACCGCCTGCGGCAACTGACCCAGTCCCTGTCAACCCTCTTGCCGTGCTGACTGTACTCAAGAAACCCCACCCTCCCCTACCGCCACCCAGACTCACCCCGCTGAGAGCCGAGGATCACAACATTAAGAATCTGCCTCATCCGACATTAGTGTTATCAGGGAATATATCCAAGGCTACTGGGTCTCTAATGAGGAATGGCGGGGTTTTTCCATTGAAACCAAACAGGGATTTATTCTCCTCCACCCCGTGTTTCATTTCTAACGACAGCGGCATCCCTGAGTCGGGTCTTGTTCCTACATTACCCAGGCCGATGCCTCTACTCCGCCATGAAAAGAACAAATGCCCCAAGGCCCCTGGAAGGGAGTCTCGTGAGAGGGAGCGTGTTCGTTTCAGTGAGAAGGTCCAGTACCACGGCTACTGCCCCGACTGTGACCTTCAATACGATGTAGACGACACAGAACTACACATACAGGCTGAGCTGAATGACCTGAGGCTCAGCCCAGTGCATTGCTgctcttcctcccctcctcctccccctcatgCGCTTCCTCATGAACTAATGTTGGAAAACGGCGGCCTCTCGGTCAGCCACAGTTTCCCGCCAACAGGAAACACACCTCCACCTTGTGTGCCTCCTCACCCGCCTTCCCTCAAGCCCCAGAAAACAATCCTACGCAAGTCAACCACAACCACGGTTTGA